Within Kineothrix sp. MB12-C1, the genomic segment GGATTCTCCGGAGTCCATACCAAATCTTCCTGCATATTCCAGCACTTAAGCAGTTGCTGATCGAGAAATACCTTAAAGCTTCCTTCCTTTCGCAATAAATCTGTGGTATTCACTGCCATCAGCTCTTTTTCATAATAAATCTCTGTCCGCAGTTTAGTCGCCTTATCACTGCTCAATTCGTACTGAACTCCCAACTGCGCATAATCCAAATCAGGAGTGAGGAAGACTCTGCTAAGATGGACTTTATCCACTGCCTCTATCCATACGCTTTGCCAGATACCTGTAGAACGGGTGTAGAAGATACCTTCCGAATTATCTTTCCAATACTGCTTTCCCCGTGGAATCTCAAGGTCAGAAGGTGCATCTGTCACTTGCACAACAACCGTATTATCTTCATCCTTAAGAGCATCGGTAATATTTACTTCGAAACCGATATGACCTCCGATATGTTCTGTAATAAACACACCGTTCACCCATACCTTACAGCTATAATCAACCGCTCCAAAATGAAGGATAATCTCCTTACCTAACATCTCTTTTGGCAAATCTATCTTTTTACGATACCAAACAACCTCATGGGGTTCGTTAATACCAATTCCGGACAACTTTGACTGATATACATAAGGAACCGTAATATTTTGATCGAAATTGTCCACATCAAAAGAAAACTCCCAGTTTCCATTTAAGCTCAGCCATTCCTCTCGAACAAATTGGGGCCTGGGATACTCATTTCTTGGAATATTCATAGTTTTTATTTCCTTTCTTCCGTAATCCTTCTTTATTCTATTTTATTTGTAACTGTTCTACTGAATAGTTACTTTATTTTTATACTTATACACTATCCCTTAACACCTGATGATAACGATATTCCTCTTACGAAATATTTCTGTGTAAATATGTACAGGATAACCATCGGTATGATCGCGATGGTCGCAACGGTACACATCCTTGCCACCTGAATTGTTCCATACACTCCCTTGGCAAGCTGCAAACCTGCAGTCAGTGTCAAATTATCGATGTTATTAATTGCGATGGAAGGCCATAGGAAATCATTCCAGTTTGCGGTAAAGGTAAATAAACCTACCGCAATAAGAATCGGCTTGCAATTGGGAATTACAATTTTTGAAAATATCCTCCACTCTCCCGCACCATCAATCTTAGCTGATTCCAAAATCACATCGGGAATCGCATACATGAACTGACGAATGAGAAAGATATTCATTACTCCTGCCAAACCGGGGGCGATTAACGCCAAAGGTCCGTTCAACCATCCGAACACGTGCATAAGTTTATATAACGGAATGATGGTAGTAATTGCCGGAAAAGAAGACAGGAACATAATTCCAAGAAAAATAATATCCCTTCCTTTAAATTTTAACTTCGCATAAGCATATGCCGACATCGAATAAATAACTACCGCAATAATCGTCTGACTCCCCGACACGATTAAGGAATTGACGAACCATTTATAAATCGGCAGTTGCTTATTGGTAAAAGAAAGAAGCTCCTTAAAATTGCCGAGTGTCCATGTCTTTGGAAAGAGAAGAAATCCCCCCGCCTGCTGAATCTCCACATCCATCTTAAAGGAAGAAATCACAATCCACCCTAAAGGTATCAGCATAATAACCGCGAATACCGTCAATATCGCAAAGGCGATCCACCCATCTCTTTTCGTATTTGGATAGACAAAAGAATCTTCCTGATTTTTCTTAATTCTCTTCATGGGTTCCTCCTAATCTGAATTTTTCCGCATCAATATAAGCTGAGCGACGGCCACGCTGCCTATAATAATTCCGAGACAAGTTGACATAGCACTGGCCATACCCGCTACCGATTTACCTGTTCCAAATGCCAGATTACGAATATACATAATAAGAACAAAGGTCGATTCACTCGGTCCGCCTGCTGTTAACATAAGCGGCTGCCCATAAACATTGAACTGTGCGATGACCGATACGATAAGGGTATACACAAGAGGGAACTGAATGGAAGGAACTATAATATACCGGAAACGCTTCCATCCGCTTGCACCGTCCAAATCCGCCGCCTCAAGAATTGATTTATCAATTCCCGATAATGCTGCAACATATATGATCAAGTTGCCTCCGATTCCCCACCATATCGTAGTTGCCACGATCGTAATCCACGCCCAGGGCTGTGAAGCATACCAGTTAATATCCGTCCCGAACAACTTATTGAATAATCCGAGAGAACGGTTAAATATGAACAGCCATGTCAACGTCACGGAAGTAATGGAAAACAATGTGGGCATATAAAATATTCCCTGGAAGATATTACGTCCTCTGGGCCTTTTATTCAGGAGCAATGCCATGACCAAAGGAATCGCAAGCTGAAACGGGACACAGATCAATACGAAAATCACCGTATTCTTGAGTCCGTTCCAAAACTGTCTGTAAAAGACCGATTCCGTATCCGTCAAAAATACACTATAATTTTTCAACCCTACAAATGTAGGCGGTGTGAACAGATCCCATTTCGTAAAGGACGCATAAATACCATAAAACATCGGCACCAAAAAAAATATAATAAATATAATCACATGGGGAGCGATAAACAGATATGGAGTAATATTAAGCTTTTTCTTTTTTTCACTTTTTTGCATTCTACATCATCTCCTGTTACTTGTTGGAAGGGGATACTGCTTCGATATAACATCCGCTTGCGGTATCCCCTTCTTTTTGCATTACTTATTACTCGCCCATCTCAATTCGGCCTTTTGTTTCCTGTACCGCCTGATTCAAAGCGTCTTCTGCTGTCATACGTCCAAATAATACTTCTCCTGTAATCTTATCCAAAGCTTCTACTGCATAGCCATAATATTTATAGTCATAAATCTTCAATTCTTCATTTTCATCTGCAAAGAATGCCTGCGGCATATCTTTGAATTCTGCAACTTCTTTAATTGCTACGTGTGCCGGCACCTGACCTGCTTTTGCCCATTCTAAGCCGTTATTTCCAAGATAGTCGATAAAAGCAAGAACTGCCTGTGTCTTTTCTGCATCTCTGTTCGGATTCTTAGGAAGTACGAACTGGTGAGATGATGTCCAGTTGCCCTTTGTTCCCGGCTCGAATACCGGATAATCGAACATCTTAGCATTGAGCCCTGTTTCTCTTACGTTGTTATACATCCAGATACCTTCCGGACAATAGAGCATCTTTCCGCCGAGGAAAAGCTGCCACGGATCATCGCCGTCTTTATTGGTATATCCTAACTGCTCTAACTCTGTCCATGTATCGAATACTTGTTTTGCCTTGTCATTGTTGAAATCCGGAACAGAACCATCTGTACTCAATGTTCCGCCGAGCTGCGCATAGGAGGATAAGAACATAACTCTCTGCCATGTCATTCCTATCGGAATAATCTCGTCTGCCAAGCACGCTTCTCCTGCTTCTTTTACTTCATCCCATGTCAGCACGCCATCATCCATAGATCCGTTGCCATATTTCTCATATAAATCCATATTTACATAAAGACTGAAAGAGTGAACATCGAGAGGAATACCATAATGCCCTCCGGCAAGTTCTGTCATTGTCCATGCTTTCGGATTATAATTTTCAGGTTTCACATTAGAATCTGCTAACACTTCATTGTAATCATCAAGAAGTCCCATCTCCTGGAACAAAGGAATTCTCTCGACATGATTAATTGCTACGTCAGGAACATCGGTTGCTGACTGAATTGCAAGAGGCATCTTCAAATATAAATCGTTCGCTTCGATCGCACGATGATTTACTGTATAATCGGGGTTCGTTGCATTGTAAGCATCTACGATAGCCTGCATGGAGGAACCGTCCGCTCCCGTGAACACGGTCCAGAACTCAATAGACCCTTTCTTACCCGGTGCCACCGACACCTGTTCTTCTGCTGTCTCTTCTCCTTGCGCTTCTACTGCTCCGCTATCCGCTGCAGCTCCCTGGTTCGTTCCTGTACTAGAGCCGGAACATGCCATCAAGGAAAAACTTGTTACCATTGCCAGAAATAATGCGACTGCTCTTTTTGCCATAACTTTTTCTCTCCTTTTTGTTTTATGTAAAATACTTTACCAAATTTTTAAAAACATAATTATTGTTTTTAATATTTTTCCCCTTTTTAATTAATAACGACATTTATGTTTTAATATATTTATATAATAATACACTTTGTATATTATTTCAATACTTTTTTTATTTATTTTATATATTTTTATTAACATTAGTCGTTTTTATAATTTACTTTTATGTTTTAAATCATTTCTCTTTTTGCTTTTACCATTTATTTAAAACAGTTTTTCTGTTTCTTTCGACAGGAATTGAATTCCAAAGACCTTTCCCGTGGAATAAAAAAAGGAACCCTTCCGTTAGATAATATCCAAAAACCTTATCCAACAAACAGGTACCTTTCATATCTGCCATTATAGTACATAGATAAATCTCTTCTCTATTTTCTTCTTACCATTTTTCTATTTAATATTCTATACTGAGTACGATATTCTGAGGGTGATCGCCGAATTTCTCCCCAAAGATATTAAATCCTCCCACGTACTTCGCATCCTTCTTATTACCTATGCGAACTACAATCGAAGATCCCTCACCAATATTCAGCATTTCAGTCGTAACACTTCCCACCTTATTTTCATTGATGTAACAACCGTCCTTCCTCACTTCCCATGTTGTCAGAAGTCCATATTGGGTATTCCCGGACATGCAAGACGGCGGGGTAAGCCTCCCCCTTCTCGCTCCGAAGTCTCCCGGGCTTCGCCACATTCCGCAATCCACACCGTTAATCCACATCGTAATATCGGATTTCCAATCCTCTCTATAATTCGGTGCCTCAGAACAGATCTCAAGAGATATCCCCAGACGTTTTAGATTCGCCTCTTTGGGGAGTTGATTAGGGAACTTGTATTCTACATATCCTGCAGAACTCCATAGGATCTGAGCATTGAGATGTTCCGGCAAGTAGAAGCAATAGGTCAAGTCTTCATTTCCGATAATTCCATCCTCATCCGCAATCCCGCAAGTGGAATACATCTCACAGTCAGTATAAGCTCCTATCGGCATACTTACACTGGTTACCATATTCACATTGCTCGGAGAACTATGTATGCCAATAGTCACCACGTCATTCTTTCTACTGCACAAACGCACTCCGCCTCTCGTTCCCGGCTGCACTTCCGCATTAATCAACTGAGCCTTTTCCAGTATCCGGACATGCAAAGCAGCACTCGATGCCGCTATGCCGAGCTTCTCCGCTATTTCCCCAATATTTAAACTCTCCTCATTCAAAAGCTTCAATATATCCAGCCTCACCGGTGTGGATAATGC encodes:
- a CDS encoding carbohydrate ABC transporter permease, producing MKRIKKNQEDSFVYPNTKRDGWIAFAILTVFAVIMLIPLGWIVISSFKMDVEIQQAGGFLLFPKTWTLGNFKELLSFTNKQLPIYKWFVNSLIVSGSQTIIAVVIYSMSAYAYAKLKFKGRDIIFLGIMFLSSFPAITTIIPLYKLMHVFGWLNGPLALIAPGLAGVMNIFLIRQFMYAIPDVILESAKIDGAGEWRIFSKIVIPNCKPILIAVGLFTFTANWNDFLWPSIAINNIDNLTLTAGLQLAKGVYGTIQVARMCTVATIAIIPMVILYIFTQKYFVRGISLSSGVKG
- a CDS encoding carbohydrate ABC transporter permease translates to MQKSEKKKKLNITPYLFIAPHVIIFIIFFLVPMFYGIYASFTKWDLFTPPTFVGLKNYSVFLTDTESVFYRQFWNGLKNTVIFVLICVPFQLAIPLVMALLLNKRPRGRNIFQGIFYMPTLFSITSVTLTWLFIFNRSLGLFNKLFGTDINWYASQPWAWITIVATTIWWGIGGNLIIYVAALSGIDKSILEAADLDGASGWKRFRYIIVPSIQFPLVYTLIVSVIAQFNVYGQPLMLTAGGPSESTFVLIMYIRNLAFGTGKSVAGMASAMSTCLGIIIGSVAVAQLILMRKNSD
- a CDS encoding extracellular solute-binding protein yields the protein MAKRAVALFLAMVTSFSLMACSGSSTGTNQGAAADSGAVEAQGEETAEEQVSVAPGKKGSIEFWTVFTGADGSSMQAIVDAYNATNPDYTVNHRAIEANDLYLKMPLAIQSATDVPDVAINHVERIPLFQEMGLLDDYNEVLADSNVKPENYNPKAWTMTELAGGHYGIPLDVHSFSLYVNMDLYEKYGNGSMDDGVLTWDEVKEAGEACLADEIIPIGMTWQRVMFLSSYAQLGGTLSTDGSVPDFNNDKAKQVFDTWTELEQLGYTNKDGDDPWQLFLGGKMLYCPEGIWMYNNVRETGLNAKMFDYPVFEPGTKGNWTSSHQFVLPKNPNRDAEKTQAVLAFIDYLGNNGLEWAKAGQVPAHVAIKEVAEFKDMPQAFFADENEELKIYDYKYYGYAVEALDKITGEVLFGRMTAEDALNQAVQETKGRIEMGE
- a CDS encoding ArsR/SmtB family transcription factor gives rise to the protein MAKLLTLNLDNTEELCDVGKALSTPVRLDILKLLNEESLNIGEIAEKLGIAASSAALHVRILEKAQLINAEVQPGTRGGVRLCSRKNDVVTIGIHSSPSNVNMVTSVSMPIGAYTDCEMYSTCGIADEDGIIGNEDLTYCFYLPEHLNAQILWSSAGYVEYKFPNQLPKEANLKRLGISLEICSEAPNYREDWKSDITMWINGVDCGMWRSPGDFGARRGRLTPPSCMSGNTQYGLLTTWEVRKDGCYINENKVGSVTTEMLNIGEGSSIVVRIGNKKDAKYVGGFNIFGEKFGDHPQNIVLSIEY